The proteins below are encoded in one region of Methanomassiliicoccus luminyensis B10:
- a CDS encoding SPFH domain-containing protein — protein MSVIGATTLNWEDQNKRFNIMYRVPRNIKLNDNIVVREDEIAVFYRDGKALTYFDRPDRYALTSMNMPIVGKLVEALSGVKQQAEVIYLQKRVFDGKFGSKQPYQFRDPEFGMVNLRVFGEFRYKISQPENFVNQFVGTFNYSSSAEVEERIKEQMVILIYNVVGDMKNQGMGVADLGASLLNIEQGVLSKAKDHFDLYGLAVDKVSGLYISLPEEVQKAVDTRASMQILGTNYMGYQAGQSMRDAANNPAGGAAAAGVGVGAGLGMGWTMVDAMKQQPAASAPPQPVTAPAAASGAGATVKCSKCGSTSPAGTKFCPECGSKFEADKKCSKCGANVPGSSKFCPECGTPMGNKKCASCGAEVPASTKFCPECGKPTQ, from the coding sequence ATGTCGGTGATAGGCGCGACGACCCTGAACTGGGAGGACCAGAACAAGCGGTTCAACATCATGTACCGCGTTCCCAGGAACATCAAGCTCAACGACAACATCGTGGTGAGGGAGGACGAGATCGCGGTGTTCTACCGCGACGGCAAGGCCCTCACTTACTTCGACCGGCCGGACCGTTATGCCCTGACGTCCATGAACATGCCCATCGTGGGCAAGCTCGTGGAGGCCCTGTCGGGCGTGAAGCAGCAGGCTGAGGTCATCTACCTTCAGAAGCGCGTCTTCGACGGGAAGTTCGGTTCGAAGCAGCCCTACCAGTTCCGCGACCCCGAGTTCGGCATGGTGAACCTCAGGGTGTTCGGGGAGTTCCGCTACAAGATATCCCAGCCGGAGAACTTCGTGAACCAGTTCGTGGGCACCTTCAACTACAGCTCCTCCGCCGAGGTGGAGGAGCGCATCAAGGAACAGATGGTGATCCTGATCTACAATGTGGTCGGGGACATGAAGAACCAGGGAATGGGCGTGGCGGACCTGGGCGCCAGCCTGCTCAACATCGAGCAGGGTGTGCTCTCCAAGGCCAAGGACCACTTCGATCTCTACGGTCTCGCCGTGGACAAGGTGTCCGGATTATACATCTCCCTGCCCGAAGAGGTCCAGAAGGCCGTGGACACCAGAGCCTCCATGCAGATCCTGGGCACCAACTACATGGGCTACCAGGCCGGCCAGTCCATGAGGGATGCCGCCAACAACCCCGCCGGCGGCGCGGCCGCGGCGGGGGTCGGCGTGGGAGCGGGCCTGGGCATGGGATGGACCATGGTCGACGCCATGAAGCAGCAGCCGGCAGCGTCGGCGCCGCCCCAGCCCGTAACGGCGCCTGCGGCCGCCAGTGGCGCGGGCGCGACGGTGAAGTGCTCCAAGTGCGGGTCCACCAGCCCCGCGGGCACCAAGTTCTGCCCGGAGTGCGGCTCCAAGTTCGAGGCGGACAAGAAGTGCTCCAAGTGCGGGGCCAACGTGCCAGGATCGTCGAAGTTCTGTCCCGAGTGCGGCACCCCCATGGGCAACAAGAAGTGCGCCAGCTGCGGCGCCGAGGTGCCTGCGAGCACCAAGTTCTGCCCGGAGTGCGGAAAGCCCACGCAGTGA